TTCGGGCACGCTGGCCGCCGGCTGGTTTCCTGCGCACACGCCGCCTCCGCTGGCCTTTGACCATGCCCAGATTCTGGAGCGGGCCCTGCGGCGTCTGCAGACCCGGCTGGAATACGCACAGCTGGCCCTGGAGTTCCTGCCTGAGACTTTCACCCTGCCCGAACTGCAAGAAGTCCACGAAGCGATCCTGGCCAAGAAACTCGACAAACGCAATTTCCGCAAACGCCTGCTGGCACAGGGCCTGCTGATTCTCTCCGGCGAACGGCGCAACGGCGTGGGCCGTCCGGCACAGCTGTACCGCCGCAGCAAGACCGCGCGCCGGACGACCGTATGAACGCAGCAGGGCGGCTGGCGTCTCCATGAGCTGGACACCGCGGACGCTGCTGGTCTCGATGCGGCACGGCAAACTGCTCGAAGCGCAGCTGCTCTTGCAAAACGAGTCCGGCGAGCAGGCCACCCTGCTCCTGAGTCCCAAAATGGGCGCGCGGCTGAGCGGCGCTGAACGCAGCCTGGCCCTGGCACTGGAGGCCGCGGCATACGTGACGGGTCTGGCCGTGCGCCTGGAGGCGCCCCATCCGCATGGCGTGCGCCTGCTCGTCGATGGGCGTGAGCAGAAGAGCATCACCCGCTATGGAGCGGTTTTCGCGCAGGTGGCCGAACTGGCCGATGCCTACGCCGACAGCGTCGAGTAACGAACGGTCCTCGGCGCCTGACGCACCATCGCGCCGCTTGCCCTCGGGTAAAATGCACTTATGGACATGAAGAAGCTGATGAAGCAGATGCAGCAGGCACAGGCCGCCGCCGCGAAGATTCAGGAAGACCTGGCGCAGCAGATGGTCGAGGGCAGCGCCAGCGGAATGGTCAGCGTCACCATGAACGGACAGGGCAAGGTCACCGCCATCAAGATCAATCCGCAGGCCGTGGACCCGGACGACGTCGAGGCGCTCGAGGACCTGCTGCTGGTGGCCATTCAGGACGCCGCTGGCAAGGCCGACGATCTGCAGCAGCGTGAGACCCAGCGCAGCCTGGGCTTTTTGGGCGGCATGCTTTGAGGCCAATGCTCTCCATTGATAGCAGGCGACCATGAAATACCCGGCCAGCCTGGTGGCCTTGATTCGGGAGCTGTCGCGCTTGCCGGGCATCGGTCCCAAATCAGCGCAGCGCCTGGCCTTTCACCTGTTCGAACAGCCACGCGAAGACATCGAGCGTCTCGCGGGCGCCTTGCTGGAAGCCAAACGCGAGCTGCAGATGTGCAAGCAGTGCTTCAACGTGACCGACCGCGAACTGTGCGACGTCTGCACCGACACGGGACGCGATCGCGCGCAGATCTGTGTGGTCGAGGAGCCCGGTGACGTCATCGCCATCGAACGCAGTGGTGAGTTTCGTGGCCTCTATCACGTCTTGCACGGCGCGATCAGCCCCATGAACGGCGTTTCTCCCGAGAAGCTCTACATCAAGCCTCTGCTGACCCGACTGCAGCAGAACGAACTGAAGCCCGAAGACCACGAGGTCATCCTGGCCACCAGCACCACGGTGGAGGGTGAAGCCACCAGCCTGTACCTGCAGCGTCTGCTCGAGCCGCTGGGCGTCATGGTGTCACGCATCGCCTACGGTCTGCCCGTGGGGGGCGCCCTGGAATACGCCGACGAGGTCACCCTGGGGCGCGCCCTGGCTGGCCGGCAGCGGGTGACCCGATAGCAGATACGCCGCGCCACTCTCATGAATCCTTGGACCGCTTTACATCTTTTTCTCACCGCTCGCCTATACTGAACGGGTGCTAGAGCAGCATCTCTCTCAACTCGTGGCCGATGTCGACGGTGCGTCCGGCGCGGCCATCGGCGGCTTCGACGGTCTTCTCGTCGAGGAATACGGCGCCGGCAACTCCGACCTCAGCCTGCTCGTGGCCGAACACGCCGGCCTGCTGCGTGCCGCCTTCAGCGCTTATGAAAACACCCTGTCGGGTGGGCAGCTTCGCGAATTCTATCTGCGCGGAGACCACCTCAGCGCGTTCAGCCTGCCCGTCAGTTCCGAACTCTTTTTGATGATCGTGATGGACGGCCAGAAAAACAACCTCGGCCAGGCCCGGCTGTACGGCCTGGAAACCGCCAAAAAGCTGGGAGAGATCCTGTGAAGCTGCGCGCCTTGATGGGTACGCCCGGCGTGCGCAGCGCGGCGCTTGTCGGCCGCGACGGATTGGCGCTGGAAGCCTACGGCGATAAGGGTGAACACCTGGCCGCCGAACTCGCCTCGCTGCGCGAAAGCCTGGAGCGGCTCGCGCGCCGCCTGGGCTCGGGAGCGCTGTCACGAATTGCCTTCACGACCGAGCACTTCGAGGTGGTCGCCGTCAGTGTCGGCGATTTCATCACCGGAGTCGCCCTGACGCGAGGCAGCGATACGCGCGCTGCCCAGCTTGAACTGGCCCGCGTGGCGCTCGAACTGGCACCTCAGGCCGCCCTGGGTGAGCGCTGATGCTCGATCAGCTGATGACCGTCCGCGGCGTGAAATCGGCCGCTGTGCTGGGTGCGGGGGGCGAAGTGCTGTCCCACGTGGGGTTCCGCATCGATTCGACGGTCGCGCTGCAGGGCCGTGAGGTCGTGAGCGGCATGGCCTCCGCACTCAGCGGCGGTGAGTGGCGCGATGTCGTCATCGATTTCGAGGACGGTCCCGTGATGCTCGTCCCGCTCGGAACACACACCCTGCTGGCCAGCTTCGACGACGTGGCCATTCTGGGGCGCCTGCGCTACGCGGTCAAACGGGCACTGCCCGAGCTGCAAGGCCAGTTCGGCTGAGCCGAACTGCACGGGCGCGTTCCCTCAACCAGTCGACCAAAAAAGGAGGGCGGGACTTTCCCGCCCTCCTTTTAACACCCACTTAACACACCACTCAATCGTCCGCCGCCATGCCGCCTCCCTCGTACTGCAGGCGGTACAGGCGAGAGTAATACCCGCCACGCGCGAGCAGTTCGGTGTGCGAGCCTTCTTCGACGACACGCCCCTGGCGCATCACCACGATGCGGTCGCAGTGCTCGATGGTGCTCAGCCGATGCGCGATGATGATGCTGGTGCGCCCGACCATCACCTTCTGCAGGGCCGCCTGAATCTGCAACTCCGTCTCGGTGTCGATGCTGGCCGTGGCCTCGTCGAGGACCAGCAGGATGTCGGGGTTCTGAATCAGCGCGCGGGCAAAGGCGATCAGTTGCTTCTGTCCAGTGGACAGTGTGGCGCCACGTTCACGCACCTCACTGTGATACCCGTCGGGCAGATTCATGATGAAGTCGTGCACGCCGACGTACTTGCAGGCCTGCACCACCCGCTCGTGAGGAATGGCCGGGTCGCCCAGGGTCAGGTTGCTCTCCATGGTGCCGGCGAACAAAAAGACATCCTGGAGCACCACGCCGATGTGGCGGCGCAGGTCATACTGCGCCAGGTCGCGCACGTCGTGGCCGTCCACCAGAACTGCGCCGCGCTGCACATCGTAAAAGCGCGAGACCAGGCTGGTGATGCTGGTCTTCCCGGCACCCGTGGCCCCCACGAGCGCGACGCTTTCACCGGGGCGGATGGTCAGGTCGATACCACGCAGGGTCCAGCGCTCGTCACTGTCAGGCGTGTCCGCGGTGACACTGCTGTCATAGCTGAACCAGACGCTGCGCAGTTCCACTTCACCGCGAAAGCGCTCCAGGCGGCGCGCGCCGGGTTTGTCCTGAATCTTTTCCTCGGTATCCAGCACCCCAAAGATCCGCTCACCTGAAGCCATGGCCGACTGCAAATTGTTCATGACGTCCGCCAGATCCTGAATCGGCTGAAACAACGCGGTGATAAAACCCACGAAAGCCACCAGCGTTCCCAACGTCACGCCCGCACCGGACAGAATGTCACGCCCGGCGTACCACAGCACGAGGGCGGTGGCGACCTGCGCGAGCACGGCCACAGTCGGCATATAAATCGAAAACCAGCGGATCGAGTTCAGGTTGGCGCCCAGCAGCCCCCGGTTGGCGCGGTCGAACTCCACGGCATTGCGGTTCTCACGCGAGAAAAGCTGCACGGTCAGCATCCCGGTGATGTTCTCGTTGAGCTTGCTGTTGACGATCGCCTGCTGCAAACGCGTTTCTCGAAAGGCGTCACGAATTTTGATTCGAAAAAAGTTGGCGGCCCAGAACAGAAATGGCAGCACGGTAAAGCTCACGAGCGCCAGTTGCCAGTTGAGGCTCAACATGATCACGACGTACACGATCACCAGAAAGGTGGACTGAATCAGCGCCACGAGACCCGCGGTGATGAACTGGTTGATGGCATCGACATCGCTCGTCACACGCGTGATCAGCCGCCCCACCGGGTTCTGGTCGAAGTACGCGAGGTGCAGCCGCTGCAGCTTCGTGAACAGGTCGGCCCGGATGTCATACAGCACGCGCTGTCCCAGGAAACTGATGGCCAGCGTGAAACCGTAGCGCAAAGCGAACTCGACGATCTTCAGCAGCAGATACGCCAAAGCCACCAGCAACAGGCCCTGAAAGAGCGCCTCTGGCCCCAGATTCCCCCGGCCGGTGGTCGGCAGCAGGTAATGGTCGATGGCGTAGCGTTGCAGCAGGTTGAAGGTGGGCTGGGACAGCGCGATCAGAAAGGCCAGCAGCACGCCCGTGGCGGCCAGCCGCACATACGGATTCAGGTATCCCAGGATGCGCCGCGTCAATTGGGGGTCAAAGGCCTTGCGAAAGGCTTCGTCAGCTTGAATGGTCACGCGCGTGCCTCCTGGGTGCTCATGTCGTGCTGGTCCTGCCCGGAAGCGTCCTCGTCGATTTCGCTGGCGAGGCGCTGCTTGCGCTCCAGTTCGGCGTAATGTCCGCCCTGGGCCAGCAACACCTCGTGTGCGCCCTGTTCGACGATCCTTCCTTCGTGCAGCACGATGATGTGATCGGCGTGCCGCAGCGTGGAGACACGGTGGCCGATCAGCAGCACGGTGCGTCCCTGCTGTACGTCGCGCAAAGCCTGCAGGATGCGCGATTCGGTTTCGGTGTCAACCGCGCTGGTCGAGTCGTCGAGAATCAGGATTTTTGGCTCTCTCACCAGCGCGCGGGCCAGGGCCGTGCGCTGACGCTGCCCGCCGGACAGGGTCACACCGCGTTCGCCCAGCAGGGTGTCATAGCCGTTGGGGAAATCCTCGATGTCATTTGACAGACCGGCGAGCTGCGCGGCCCGCCGGACCCGGTCCATGTCAGGCGGCGGGTCCTGCCCGGCGGGCGGCGCGGCCTGAAAGGCAGGTACGCGCGTCGCGACGGGCGGATAGTGCTCGTTGTCGAGCCCGAAAGCGATGTTGGTGGCGATGGTGTCGCTGAAGAGAAACGGTTCTTGCGGCACGGTGGCGATGTTCGCACGCAGCGTCTTGAGCGGAATGACCCGGACATCGACTCCATCGATCAGCACCCGCCCCTCGCTGGGATCGACCAGCCGCGTGATCAGCTGTGCCAGCAGGGTCTTGCCACTTCCCGTCGGGCCGGTGATGCCCAGCGTCTGCCCGGCCGGAATGTGCAGCGACAGATCGCGCAGCACCACCGTGCGGTCAAAGCGCAAGGTGACGCCTTCGAAATGGATGTCTCCCTGCAGGGTGCGGATGGTCGGGTCAGTACGCTTGCTGTCGTGCACCACGGGGCGGGCGTCGAACATGTCCTGCAGGCGCGACCAGGAAGCGAGCCCGCGCTGGGACAGGTTGGTGATGAAGCCGATCATCAGCATCGGCCACGACAGACGCTCGAGGGTCAAGGCGAACTGCGTGAATTGACCGAGCGTCAGGGTTTCGCCCGGCACGAGCCCCAGGATCATGCGCCCACCGAAAATCAGGATCAGCACGTAGGCGATGCCCATCAGCAGGCTCATAAAGGCCTGCAGCGGCCCTTCGACCTTGACCAGGCTGATGGCGCGGCGAAT
The Deinococcus peraridilitoris DSM 19664 genome window above contains:
- a CDS encoding YbaB/EbfC family nucleoid-associated protein, coding for MDMKKLMKQMQQAQAAAAKIQEDLAQQMVEGSASGMVSVTMNGQGKVTAIKINPQAVDPDDVEALEDLLLVAIQDAAGKADDLQQRETQRSLGFLGGML
- the recR gene encoding recombination mediator RecR; translation: MKYPASLVALIRELSRLPGIGPKSAQRLAFHLFEQPREDIERLAGALLEAKRELQMCKQCFNVTDRELCDVCTDTGRDRAQICVVEEPGDVIAIERSGEFRGLYHVLHGAISPMNGVSPEKLYIKPLLTRLQQNELKPEDHEVILATSTTVEGEATSLYLQRLLEPLGVMVSRIAYGLPVGGALEYADEVTLGRALAGRQRVTR
- a CDS encoding roadblock/LC7 domain-containing protein — encoded protein: MLEQHLSQLVADVDGASGAAIGGFDGLLVEEYGAGNSDLSLLVAEHAGLLRAAFSAYENTLSGGQLREFYLRGDHLSAFSLPVSSELFLMIVMDGQKNNLGQARLYGLETAKKLGEIL
- a CDS encoding roadblock/LC7 domain-containing protein: MKLRALMGTPGVRSAALVGRDGLALEAYGDKGEHLAAELASLRESLERLARRLGSGALSRIAFTTEHFEVVAVSVGDFITGVALTRGSDTRAAQLELARVALELAPQAALGER
- a CDS encoding roadblock/LC7 domain-containing protein, coding for MLDQLMTVRGVKSAAVLGAGGEVLSHVGFRIDSTVALQGREVVSGMASALSGGEWRDVVIDFEDGPVMLVPLGTHTLLASFDDVAILGRLRYAVKRALPELQGQFG
- a CDS encoding ABC transporter ATP-binding protein, whose translation is MTIQADEAFRKAFDPQLTRRILGYLNPYVRLAATGVLLAFLIALSQPTFNLLQRYAIDHYLLPTTGRGNLGPEALFQGLLLVALAYLLLKIVEFALRYGFTLAISFLGQRVLYDIRADLFTKLQRLHLAYFDQNPVGRLITRVTSDVDAINQFITAGLVALIQSTFLVIVYVVIMLSLNWQLALVSFTVLPFLFWAANFFRIKIRDAFRETRLQQAIVNSKLNENITGMLTVQLFSRENRNAVEFDRANRGLLGANLNSIRWFSIYMPTVAVLAQVATALVLWYAGRDILSGAGVTLGTLVAFVGFITALFQPIQDLADVMNNLQSAMASGERIFGVLDTEEKIQDKPGARRLERFRGEVELRSVWFSYDSSVTADTPDSDERWTLRGIDLTIRPGESVALVGATGAGKTSITSLVSRFYDVQRGAVLVDGHDVRDLAQYDLRRHIGVVLQDVFLFAGTMESNLTLGDPAIPHERVVQACKYVGVHDFIMNLPDGYHSEVRERGATLSTGQKQLIAFARALIQNPDILLVLDEATASIDTETELQIQAALQKVMVGRTSIIIAHRLSTIEHCDRIVVMRQGRVVEEGSHTELLARGGYYSRLYRLQYEGGGMAADD
- a CDS encoding ABC transporter ATP-binding protein, whose protein sequence is MNSIRTLWPYLLLHRRQYLLGFLAVLLANSAVLLPAYFLRLSIDGLTRSADGNPGTTGIALGTLMLYALGVVAGAAVSGLFMFVMRRQIVVASRQTEYEIRRDIFSHLTTLDKAYYDRARTGDLMNRLTGDLSAVRELLGFGTWQVVNIVTAFATALVVMFSLSWKLTLLVLAVFPVIVIVLYSLARTISARYVKVQEQNSAISAKAQENFSGARVVKGYAVEDREIAQYKSMNDELIRRAISLVKVEGPLQAFMSLLMGIAYVLILIFGGRMILGLVPGETLTLGQFTQFALTLERLSWPMLMIGFITNLSQRGLASWSRLQDMFDARPVVHDSKRTDPTIRTLQGDIHFEGVTLRFDRTVVLRDLSLHIPAGQTLGITGPTGSGKTLLAQLITRLVDPSEGRVLIDGVDVRVIPLKTLRANIATVPQEPFLFSDTIATNIAFGLDNEHYPPVATRVPAFQAAPPAGQDPPPDMDRVRRAAQLAGLSNDIEDFPNGYDTLLGERGVTLSGGQRQRTALARALVREPKILILDDSTSAVDTETESRILQALRDVQQGRTVLLIGHRVSTLRHADHIIVLHEGRIVEQGAHEVLLAQGGHYAELERKQRLASEIDEDASGQDQHDMSTQEARA